Below is a window of Ahaetulla prasina isolate Xishuangbanna chromosome 1, ASM2864084v1, whole genome shotgun sequence DNA.
tgggaaaaacctctctttatatacagtttagccggaggcttcaaccaatcagcaacgtgctattctcccgccaaaacttttaaagatacattacactccttccctcccagaaaacactttaccaatatttgcataaaattagcatcttatttttctacgtaatcacgcaggtagactgggcgtctcctgactctttcggacctgcgcaattcactttctgggagtgagtcgagctgaccggagggactgtttgttcctctcagctcctcctctagccatccgccctggattatttgtagaGTCGCCCCGCTGTTTTCAGGAtgggccggttggtgtcgctggaccttctggaactcagataagtctcgcgttgccacgggtttgagtcagttgtggattcattcgttgggtagtcagggcctgtttcgcctgtttctgatttaccgttatgctttccttatctggtctatgtggcgcttccatacccgccatcctctatctctactagatatgattttggtcctgttatctctaggatttttcctgttacccaggtcggaccctcgctgtagttgtgtgcccacactaggtcgcctactgccatccctcttgttttaccctgtacccctttgtaaccgtctggtgtgtagtttgggtttaaacggtctagtgggcacctgagcttccgacccattaatagctctgccgggcttctgccagttgtgacacagggggttctgtgttggacggccaggaaggtatcgatttttgtttgccagtcgcctggcctgattctggacaatgcttcttttgcgctccgaacggaacgttctgcaaggccattcgtcgcagggtggaaaggcgccgagaggacatgccggatgccctcttctgccaaatatccttcaaactgggttgccgtgaattgcgggccattatcagagactaacgtgtcgggcagcccgtgcgttacgaataggtgccgtaggactgaaatcacggcctcggctgtcatggatctcatgagaatgatttccagccatttggagtaggcatcgactactaccagaaaggtttggccgtgaaagggaccggcaaaatcgatatggatcctagaccaagggccctggggtctctcccattcccgaatcggggccgttgggggtagcggtctggattcctggcaggcctggcatttccctaccctttcagcaatttccgagtccatttggggccaccacacatagcttctcgctagacccttcatcctcacgatccctgggtggccttcgtgaaggagatccaatacctttttcctcaatttctccgggatcaccactcgatccccccatagcaggcaccccccttgagctgagagttcccacgtttttacaaactctttaaaacgccgcccgcagcgggccaacctcgttgtacccaaccaattacagtccttattgtaatgtccttgtacgaagcccgagccacctccttggatgtgactgggccagagtccaaagagtcaattagcagaactggtatccccggagtggggtcttcgatagtctctggtaacgggcatctgctcagggcgtctgcatgccctaattccttccctggccggtgtagtaatttgtaagaatacgctgccaggaagatagtccatcgggtcagtctgggcgaaagtgccacgggcgttgggcggtcgcctgccaacagacctagcaaaggtctatggtccgtgatgatttcaaaatcacgaccaaatacatattcatggaatttctttactccggagactatagccaaggcttccttatcaagctggctataattcctttcagttgatgacatggttcgggagtaatatgcaataggggcttctgtgccatttggtaacctgtggctgagcacagcccccaccccatagggagatgcatcgcagcttaacactaatggcagcgtgccattgtattggataaggaggctattactcgataggagattctttaccccttcgaatgccctagcttccgcctttccccaagaccatgcagccgtctttgctagtaatttatgcagcggttcggcaattgttgccttattttttaaaaataccgcgtagaagttgaccagacctaagaatgcctgtaactccggtttgttctttggggctggggccttcctgatggcccgtaccttgctctcagtggggtgaatcccttccctgtctattcggtagcccaggaattccacagattcaaccccgatatggcatttgttcagtttaacttttagaccggcagaccggaaaatgcccaaaacttttcgcagccttacccctaattcctctaggttctcagcggataccaatacatcgtcgaagtatggtatcacccctggtagtccttgcaatagccgctccatgaggttctgaaataaccctggagccacactaaccccaaactgtaaccgggtgcacttaaaagccctctgtgagtcacaattgtctgtgcttcgctgtgctgctatctacgggtagctgttgataggcttgggccaagtctagcttggcaaaacttgcccttgccccattgagtgcagtaagtgctgtaccaccgaacgggtaagcactctttgcaatgctttgttgagcgttgccttgtagtcagcgcaaccggaccgacccgtccggtttgactggggtgactataggggtctcccattcccgaatcggggccgttgggggtagcggtctggattcctggcaggcctggcatttccctaccctttcagcaatttccgagtccattaagggccaccacacatagcttctcgctagacccttcattctcacgatccctgggtggccttcgtgaaggagatccaatacctttttcctcaatttctccgggatcaccactgatcccccatagcaggcaccccttgagctgagagttccccacgtttttacaaactctttaaaacgccgcccggcgcagcggccaacctcttgtacccaaccaattacagtccttattgtaatgtccttatacgaagcccgagccacctccttggatgtgactgggccagagtccaaagagtcaattagcagaactggtatcccggagtggggtcttcgatagtctctggtaacgggcatctgctcaggcgcctgcatgccctaattccttcctggccggtgtagtaatttgtaagaatacgctgccaggaagatagtccatcgggtcagtctgggcgaaagtgccacgggcgttgggcggtcgcctgccaacagacctagcaaaggtctatggtccgtgatgatttcaaaatcacgaccaaatacatattcatggaatttctttactccggagactatagccaaggcttccttatcaagttggctataattcc
It encodes the following:
- the LOC131187091 gene encoding uncharacterized protein K02A2.6-like — translated: MKPGEKVHEALDIFWDKPGLYKRMGGLKQGVPYCGSAQGGCLLWGDRVVIPEKLRKKVLDLLHEGHPGIVRMKGLARSYVWWPQMDSEIAERVGKCQACQESRPLPPTAPIREWERPQGPWSRIHIDFAGPFHGQTFLVVVDAYSKWLEIILMRSMTAEAVISVLRHLFVTHGLPDTLVSDNGPQFTATQFEGYLAEEGIRHVLSAPFHPATNGLAERSVRSAKEALSRIRPGDWQTKIDTFLAVQHRTPCVTTGRSPAELLMGRKLRCPLDRLNPNYTPDGYKGVQGKTRGMAVGDLVWAHNYSEGPTWVTGKILEITGPKSYQHCHFHGLRIILE